In one window of Gemmatimonadota bacterium DNA:
- a CDS encoding sodium/solute symporter (Members of the Solute:Sodium Symporter (SSS), TC 2.A.21 as described in tcdb.org, catalyze solute:Na+ symport. Known solutes for members of the family include sugars, amino acids, nucleosides, inositols, vitamins, urea or anions, depending on the system.): protein MTPGGLTPVDWTIIIGYALATISLGYYYSRRQSTVSEYFTGGGRMPPTLIGFSLFATLLSTISYLSIPGEAIGKGPVWMLNYLTIPIIFVVVGYGLIPVYMRTRVTSAYELLEDRLGVGIRLLGAVMFILLRLVWMALLIYLSAKAMTVMLGVGDDWIPVITLVTGLVAVIYTSLGGLRAVVITDTLQTLLMLGGAILVIVTVTLHFDGFSWIPSSWQPHWDAQPVFSLDPSVRLTVIGSMMASMTWAIATAGGDQTVVQRFMATTDARAARRSYLTQQLVGLCIGITLWVAGFALLGFFQDQPGLLPAGADLDGQADHVFPHYIAYYLPPGVSGFVVAAMFAAAMSSLDSGVNAITAVVSTDFIDRFRRSPATEKQLTRTAKTLAFVIGAIAVGASSLMELVPGNITAVTNKTSNLLTTPIFALFFFALFVPFARPAGVVAGAVCGVVTASLIAFSGPLFGMLPNGNDPVSFMWISPVALAVNLGVGTAVSWILARNGKSNHATG from the coding sequence ATGACTCCCGGCGGACTGACGCCCGTCGACTGGACCATCATCATCGGATACGCCCTGGCGACCATATCGCTGGGCTATTACTACAGCCGCAGGCAAAGCACCGTCAGCGAGTATTTCACCGGCGGAGGCCGCATGCCGCCGACGCTCATCGGCTTCTCGCTGTTCGCCACGCTGCTCAGCACCATCTCCTACCTGTCCATTCCGGGCGAGGCCATCGGCAAGGGGCCGGTCTGGATGCTCAACTACCTGACGATTCCGATCATCTTCGTGGTGGTGGGTTACGGGCTGATTCCCGTTTACATGCGGACGCGCGTGACCAGCGCCTACGAACTGCTGGAGGACCGGCTGGGCGTGGGCATTCGCCTTCTGGGCGCGGTGATGTTCATCCTGCTCCGGCTGGTCTGGATGGCCCTGCTGATCTACCTGTCCGCCAAGGCCATGACCGTCATGCTGGGCGTGGGCGATGACTGGATCCCCGTCATCACCCTGGTTACCGGGCTCGTCGCGGTCATCTACACCTCGCTGGGCGGGCTGCGGGCCGTCGTGATCACCGACACGCTCCAGACCCTGCTTATGCTCGGCGGCGCCATACTGGTGATCGTCACGGTTACCCTGCATTTCGACGGATTCAGCTGGATTCCGAGCTCCTGGCAGCCCCATTGGGACGCACAGCCCGTCTTCAGCCTGGACCCGTCCGTGCGCCTGACCGTTATCGGATCCATGATGGCGTCCATGACGTGGGCGATCGCCACGGCCGGGGGCGACCAGACCGTGGTGCAGCGTTTTATGGCGACCACCGACGCCCGTGCGGCCAGGCGGTCCTACCTGACCCAGCAACTGGTGGGGCTCTGCATCGGCATCACCCTGTGGGTCGCGGGTTTCGCCCTTCTCGGCTTCTTCCAGGACCAACCCGGTCTGCTGCCCGCCGGCGCCGACCTGGACGGACAGGCCGACCATGTGTTCCCCCACTACATCGCCTACTACCTCCCGCCAGGGGTGTCCGGATTCGTGGTCGCCGCCATGTTCGCGGCCGCCATGTCGAGCCTGGACTCGGGCGTCAATGCGATTACGGCCGTGGTTTCGACGGATTTCATCGACCGGTTCAGAAGGTCCCCGGCCACCGAGAAACAGCTGACGCGTACGGCGAAAACGCTCGCCTTCGTCATCGGCGCCATTGCCGTGGGCGCCAGTTCGCTGATGGAACTGGTGCCCGGCAACATCACGGCGGTGACCAACAAGACCTCGAACCTGTTGACGACGCCTATATTCGCCCTGTTCTTCTTCGCGCTTTTCGTGCCGTTCGCCCGCCCGGCCGGCGTCGTCGCGGGCGCCGTGTGCGGCGTCGTCACCGCATCGCTGATCGCCTTCTCCGGTCCGCTCTTCGGCATGTTGCCCAATGGGAACGACCCGGTCAGCTTCATGTGGATCAGTCCCGTGGCCCTGGCCGTGAACCTCGGGGTCGGCACGGCGGTCAGCTGGATTCTGGCGCGGAATGGGAAATCGAATCATGCAACAGGATAA
- the pyk gene encoding pyruvate kinase, which yields MRPGPRKDGPMRRTKIVCTVGPSIRSPEMIRQVLEAGVDVFRLNFSHGAPDDHRRSVHHIRSVADDLGRPVAILQDLPGPKIRIGTFQHGPVHLGAGDDFTLTAEPVPGSRARVSVNYAGLPEEVRPGQRLLLADGLVELRIEAVEPPDIRCKVLLGGSLSDHKGITVPRGAKGINAFTEKDRELLLEGLDMGMDMAALSFVRNRDDVLSARRLLDGRGSSLPLMAKIEKPEAVDALDDILPAVDALMVARGDLGVEIPYEDVPLVQKDIIAKALQAAQPVVTATQMLRSMVESPRPTRAEAADVANAVLDGSDAVMLSEESATGAYPVEAVRALASIAEQAEARLFQRTAHGNLERRGMPGVSEAISHASCVLALEAGAKAIVCCTRSGHTARLAARHRISVPIIAVSPEVATVRRLALVWGVKPVLCAEFDTTDGMIRTSLDAAREAGGLSRGDHIVIVGGSPSAGPGHTDFVRVAAVP from the coding sequence ATGCGGCCCGGCCCGCGAAAGGACGGACCGATGCGACGTACCAAAATCGTTTGCACCGTGGGTCCCTCCATCCGTTCGCCCGAGATGATCCGCCAGGTACTCGAGGCCGGCGTAGATGTATTCCGTCTCAATTTCTCCCATGGCGCCCCGGACGATCACCGGCGCAGCGTCCACCACATCCGGTCCGTCGCGGACGACCTCGGCAGGCCCGTCGCGATCCTCCAGGACCTGCCCGGCCCGAAGATCCGCATTGGGACGTTTCAGCACGGTCCCGTTCACCTCGGAGCGGGCGATGATTTCACCCTGACTGCGGAACCAGTGCCCGGCAGCCGGGCCAGGGTGTCGGTGAATTACGCAGGCCTACCGGAGGAGGTACGCCCGGGACAGCGCCTGTTGCTGGCCGACGGCCTGGTCGAACTGCGTATCGAGGCGGTGGAACCGCCCGATATACGATGCAAAGTACTCCTCGGCGGTTCGCTCTCCGATCACAAGGGCATCACGGTCCCGCGTGGGGCAAAGGGTATCAACGCCTTCACGGAAAAGGACCGGGAACTGCTGCTGGAAGGGCTCGACATGGGGATGGATATGGCCGCGCTTTCCTTTGTCCGGAACCGGGATGACGTGTTGAGCGCACGCAGGCTGCTGGACGGCCGGGGGTCGAGCCTGCCCCTGATGGCGAAGATCGAGAAACCGGAGGCCGTGGATGCGCTGGACGATATCCTCCCGGCCGTGGATGCGCTCATGGTCGCGCGGGGGGACCTGGGCGTGGAAATCCCGTACGAGGATGTCCCGCTGGTGCAGAAGGACATCATCGCCAAGGCCCTGCAAGCCGCGCAGCCGGTCGTCACGGCTACGCAGATGCTGCGGTCCATGGTCGAGAGCCCACGGCCCACGCGGGCGGAGGCCGCCGACGTGGCCAACGCGGTTCTCGACGGATCGGACGCGGTGATGCTCTCGGAAGAAAGCGCCACCGGCGCCTACCCGGTGGAGGCCGTGCGAGCGCTGGCATCCATCGCGGAACAGGCCGAAGCCAGGTTGTTCCAGCGAACGGCCCATGGCAACCTGGAGCGGCGCGGGATGCCCGGGGTTTCGGAGGCGATCAGCCATGCGTCCTGCGTACTGGCCCTGGAAGCAGGCGCGAAGGCCATCGTCTGCTGCACGCGGTCGGGGCACACCGCCCGGTTGGCCGCACGACACCGGATCAGCGTGCCGATCATCGCCGTCAGCCCCGAAGTGGCGACCGTCCGCCGCCTCGCCTTGGTCTGGGGCGTTAAACCGGTGCTGTGCGCCGAGTTCGACACGACGGACGGGATGATTCGCACGTCGCTCGACGCGGCCCGCGAGGCCGGCGGCCTCAGCCGGGGTGACCACATCGTCATCGTCGGCGGATCGCCGTCGGCGGGACCGGGCCACACGGATTTCGTCCGGGTCGCCGCCGTGCCCTAG